A genome region from Methanococcoides burtonii DSM 6242 includes the following:
- a CDS encoding DUF6973 domain-containing protein encodes MKTNRKFGIGAMLAAMLLISMAFVPAVSAGQDKISEENIKESQMLQYIDIEELYTEVNSYIEKNPDATDKQINNYTLQKIRELYDVSKSDRDGSSRVSYPGYYLNDQEALLFTENPWKGAKSCFYGLSSESETVNVFGFNGANDASDAFRHTYWNALMVRHIDYTWAYRWATAHEYYSSGLPKTMDLWNNIKGRQIGSNNPSASDSTLSSKVVIALNSGNQLKKIVNNNLVYTSNEI; translated from the coding sequence ATGAAAACAAACAGGAAATTTGGGATAGGTGCGATGCTTGCGGCAATGTTGCTGATAAGCATGGCGTTTGTACCTGCTGTAAGTGCAGGGCAGGATAAAATATCCGAAGAAAACATAAAGGAATCACAGATGTTACAATACATTGACATTGAAGAACTATATACTGAAGTAAATTCCTACATAGAAAAAAATCCGGATGCCACGGATAAACAAATTAATAATTACACTCTACAAAAAATAAGGGAATTGTATGACGTCTCCAAAAGCGATAGAGATGGCTCATCAAGAGTTAGTTATCCTGGTTATTACTTAAATGATCAAGAAGCATTATTATTTACAGAGAACCCATGGAAAGGTGCTAAATCTTGCTTTTATGGTCTCAGCTCGGAATCTGAAACAGTAAATGTTTTTGGTTTCAATGGGGCCAATGATGCAAGTGATGCATTCCGACATACTTATTGGAATGCTTTAATGGTCAGGCACATTGATTATACATGGGCATATAGATGGGCAACAGCTCACGAATACTATTCGTCGGGTCTTCCAAAGACGATGGATCTCTGGAACAACATCAAAGGAAGACAAATTGGAAGTAACAATCCTTCTGCAAGCGATAGTACGCTTTCTAGCAAAGTTGTAATTGCGCTAAATTCAGGAAATCAACTAAAGAAAATAGTAAATAACAACTTAGTATATACATCTAATGAAATCTGA
- a CDS encoding YncE family protein encodes MEVIAFDKAFQKNILLRVCVIMMLLLVVNVYTAGAAPFAYVMSSGGNVSVIDTATDSIVTTMKIEAYSGEVAVTPDGRRIYVTDSAIDRTTVPIIDTVTNTVHSTVNVGGSSWGAAINPAGTRVYVSIRDSTNILVINTATNSITSKVDVGWGPDRIAITPDGTKLYVTSHKNDIISVIDTVTNSVISTVNVGEIPWDVAVTPDGTKVYVTNSRGNNVSVIDTFTNNVTATVNVGEYPWGVIVNPDGTKVYVTNWKDDSVSVIDTFTNNVIATIPVGMHPSGVSATPDGTKVYVANYDGNSVSVIDTATDNVIATVDVGDHPVEIALGHFIDSNMTDQSTGTNSNITEDTGIKDNVSSSEEKNAVEINNSNNKDSESDNGSGSGGNESSKNNSTPGFRLLGSLTCLYVGWKFRKQ; translated from the coding sequence ATGGAAGTAATAGCATTCGATAAAGCATTTCAAAAGAATATCCTCCTAAGAGTCTGTGTAATAATGATGCTTTTACTTGTAGTAAATGTATATACTGCAGGTGCAGCTCCCTTTGCATATGTAATGAGTTCGGGGGGAAATGTCTCTGTAATAGATACCGCAACAGATTCCATTGTAACAACGATGAAGATAGAAGCTTATTCTGGTGAAGTTGCAGTTACACCAGACGGAAGAAGAATATATGTAACGGACTCAGCTATAGACAGGACCACTGTTCCTATAATCGATACAGTAACAAATACAGTTCATTCCACAGTGAATGTTGGAGGTAGTTCTTGGGGAGCTGCCATTAACCCAGCAGGAACAAGGGTATATGTGTCGATCCGTGATAGTACCAATATCTTAGTAATTAACACAGCAACAAACAGCATAACATCAAAAGTTGACGTGGGGTGGGGTCCTGATAGAATTGCAATCACTCCCGATGGAACAAAACTATATGTTACAAGCCATAAAAATGATATTATTTCTGTGATCGACACGGTTACAAATAGTGTTATAAGCACTGTAAATGTGGGAGAGATACCTTGGGATGTCGCAGTCACTCCAGATGGGACTAAGGTATATGTTACTAATTCAAGAGGCAATAATGTCTCTGTAATTGATACATTTACAAATAATGTTACAGCCACTGTAAATGTAGGAGAGTATCCCTGGGGAGTTATAGTCAATCCAGATGGAACAAAGGTATACGTAACGAACTGGAAAGACGATTCGGTTTCTGTAATTGATACATTTACAAATAATGTTATAGCTACCATTCCTGTAGGAATGCATCCGTCTGGAGTGTCAGCCACCCCGGATGGAACAAAAGTATATGTGGCAAATTACGACGGCAATAGTGTATCTGTAATTGACACGGCCACAGACAATGTCATAGCCACTGTAGATGTAGGAGATCATCCTGTTGAAATTGCCTTAGGGCACTTTATAGATTCTAATATGACTGATCAAAGCACAGGGACAAACTCTAATATAACTGAAGATACAGGAATTAAAGATAATGTATCATCATCTGAAGAAAAAAACGCTGTCGAAATCAATAATTCAAACAATAAAGATTCTGAATCTGATAATGGTAGTGGCTCAGGTGGAAATGAATCAAGCAAAAATAACTCTACACCGGGCTTCAGACTATTGGGAAGCTTGACCTGCCTGTATGTAGGGTGGAAATTCAGGAAACAGTGA